From Solidesulfovibrio carbinoliphilus subsp. oakridgensis, the proteins below share one genomic window:
- a CDS encoding tyrosine-type recombinase/integrase: MPYKLKRRGKTVWRGQARIGEKTIQRQFSTKKEAQDWELNHDQPQPTVTRSVSLLGWATEYLAYCVRYASKTTNDKANVFRRLFASVSHETQAGAFDRKQALTFLQAQFQGRSGYAANKDRKNLAAAWAWGADYLEGFPAINPFKLVRKFPEAREPRYVPTEADFWTVADAATGQDRVLLLSMLYLAARKGEVYRLTWADVDFSRSQVRLTTRKRQDGSMEEEWVPMVGELYDVLLAHRQVARNEWVFTQTVGRHDGKPYTENRGFPQELCREVKVKPFGCHAIRHLTASILARADVPMVVIQGILRHKKLSTTERYVRRMETVRPYLECLSGGQKRTKSVPKMNPPKAVTSGGL; the protein is encoded by the coding sequence ATGCCTTACAAACTGAAAAGACGGGGCAAGACGGTTTGGCGTGGGCAGGCCAGGATCGGGGAGAAAACGATCCAACGCCAGTTCTCGACCAAAAAAGAGGCACAGGATTGGGAGTTGAACCACGACCAGCCCCAGCCGACCGTGACCCGTTCTGTCTCACTCCTCGGATGGGCAACTGAATACCTGGCTTATTGCGTCAGGTACGCATCCAAGACCACCAACGACAAGGCCAACGTCTTCCGCCGGCTGTTTGCTTCTGTGAGCCACGAGACGCAGGCGGGGGCCTTTGACCGGAAGCAGGCGCTTACCTTCCTCCAGGCGCAATTCCAAGGCCGAAGCGGCTATGCGGCCAACAAGGATCGCAAAAACCTTGCGGCGGCCTGGGCCTGGGGCGCCGACTACCTGGAAGGGTTCCCGGCCATCAACCCGTTCAAGCTGGTGCGCAAGTTCCCGGAGGCCCGGGAGCCGCGATACGTCCCAACGGAAGCCGACTTCTGGACGGTGGCCGATGCCGCGACCGGCCAGGACAGGGTGCTGCTCCTTTCCATGCTGTATCTGGCGGCCCGCAAGGGCGAGGTCTACCGGCTCACCTGGGCCGACGTGGACTTCTCCCGAAGCCAAGTCCGGTTGACCACCAGAAAGCGCCAGGACGGGAGCATGGAGGAAGAATGGGTGCCCATGGTGGGCGAACTCTATGACGTGCTGCTGGCCCACCGGCAGGTCGCCAGGAATGAATGGGTGTTCACGCAGACGGTGGGACGCCACGACGGGAAGCCCTATACCGAGAACCGGGGGTTCCCGCAGGAGCTTTGCCGAGAGGTGAAGGTCAAGCCGTTCGGATGCCATGCCATCCGCCACCTGACGGCCTCGATCCTGGCCCGGGCCGACGTACCCATGGTCGTCATCCAGGGCATCTTGCGTCACAAAAAACTGTCCACAACCGAGCGGTATGTGCGCCGAATGGAGACGGTGAGGCCCTACCTCGAATGCCTCTCTGGAGGGCAAAAGCGTACCAAAAGCGTACCAAAAATGAACCCCCCGAAGGCGGTGACCTCCGGGGGGTTGTAA
- a CDS encoding DUF3850 domain-containing protein, translated as MSKKHELKTDPAVFQDVYSGEKTWEIRRDDRNFCVDDCLLLLETQHTGQEMQDGKPLVYTGRAVLAHVTYVFSGPAYGLAAGWCIMSIKMVGSRS; from the coding sequence ATGAGCAAGAAGCACGAACTCAAGACCGACCCCGCCGTATTTCAGGACGTCTATTCCGGCGAAAAAACCTGGGAGATTCGCCGGGACGACCGGAACTTTTGCGTGGACGACTGTCTGCTGTTGCTCGAAACGCAGCACACCGGTCAGGAAATGCAGGACGGGAAGCCCCTCGTTTACACGGGACGCGCCGTCCTTGCCCATGTCACCTACGTATTCTCCGGCCCGGCCTACGGGCTCGCGGCCGGGTGGTGCATCATGTCGATAAAGATGGTGGGGAGTAGGTCATGA